A stretch of the Archangium violaceum genome encodes the following:
- a CDS encoding M20/M25/M40 family metallo-hydrolase, which yields MTRTLVLLPLLLVLPLAAHGQLTTPAEKSASRTIEAGDLRAHIGFLASDLLEGRGPGTRGDALAQQYIATQFQLLGLKPVLPDGSYLQPFELVGLTGHPETLTFTSASGRLELRYLDDFIANPGVQTPQAVLQDSELVFVGYGIQAPEYEWDDFKGMDLRGKTLLILNNDPEDDPKLFGGKARLWYGRWDYKYEQAAKVGAAGAIIIHTTQSAGYPWQVVQTSWSGEQLELPASAETPRLQVKAWTTEQATRRVMQLTGTDLDTLRTAARKRDFRPVPLRVKVSTRFANQVRRRPTANVLGLLPGSDPKLSREVVLYTAHHDHLGVKADAKPGEDAIYNGAVDNASGVAAMLEVAKAFTALPKAPPRSILFAAVAAEEQGLLGSQYLAEHLPVHPGRVAANVNIDGLNIHGRTRDVTVIGLGKSSLDKLLSSLVQAQGRLVRGDPLPDRGFFYRSDQFNFAKLGIPSAYFSSGMDFIGRPPGWGKERREQWEAQHYHQPSDELRPDWDFSGAVEDVRLFFLLGANVARTKELPRWNPGDEFEAPRLQALEALKSEGPR from the coding sequence ATGACGCGAACGCTGGTGCTCCTCCCCCTCCTGCTCGTCCTGCCGCTCGCCGCCCACGGTCAGCTCACGACACCGGCGGAGAAGTCCGCTTCCCGGACCATCGAAGCCGGAGACCTCCGGGCCCACATCGGCTTCCTGGCCTCGGATCTACTCGAGGGCCGGGGCCCGGGTACGCGCGGCGACGCGCTGGCCCAGCAATACATCGCGACACAGTTCCAGCTCCTGGGGCTGAAGCCCGTGCTGCCGGACGGGAGCTACCTGCAGCCCTTCGAGCTGGTGGGCCTGACGGGCCATCCCGAGACGCTGACCTTCACCAGCGCCTCGGGTCGCCTGGAGTTGCGGTACCTCGACGACTTCATCGCGAACCCGGGCGTGCAGACTCCGCAGGCCGTGCTGCAGGACTCGGAGCTGGTCTTCGTGGGCTATGGCATCCAGGCGCCCGAGTACGAGTGGGACGACTTCAAGGGAATGGACCTGAGGGGCAAGACGCTCCTCATCCTGAACAACGACCCGGAGGATGATCCGAAGCTCTTCGGGGGCAAGGCGCGGCTCTGGTACGGCCGCTGGGATTACAAGTACGAGCAGGCCGCGAAGGTGGGGGCCGCCGGGGCGATCATCATCCACACCACCCAGAGCGCCGGGTACCCGTGGCAGGTGGTGCAGACGTCCTGGTCGGGCGAGCAGCTCGAGCTGCCGGCCTCGGCCGAGACGCCGCGCCTCCAGGTGAAGGCCTGGACGACGGAGCAGGCCACGCGCCGGGTGATGCAGCTCACGGGGACGGACCTCGACACGTTGCGCACGGCGGCGCGGAAGCGCGACTTCCGCCCGGTGCCGCTGCGGGTGAAGGTGTCCACGCGCTTCGCCAACCAGGTGCGCCGGCGGCCCACGGCCAATGTGCTGGGCCTGCTCCCGGGGAGTGATCCGAAGCTCTCCCGGGAGGTGGTGCTCTACACGGCGCACCATGATCACCTGGGCGTGAAGGCGGACGCGAAGCCGGGCGAGGACGCCATCTACAACGGCGCGGTGGACAACGCGTCCGGGGTGGCGGCGATGCTGGAAGTGGCGAAGGCCTTCACCGCCCTGCCGAAGGCGCCGCCGCGCTCCATCCTCTTCGCGGCGGTGGCGGCCGAGGAGCAGGGGCTGCTGGGCTCGCAGTACCTGGCCGAGCACCTGCCGGTTCATCCGGGGCGGGTGGCGGCCAACGTCAACATCGACGGGCTCAACATCCACGGGCGAACGCGGGACGTGACGGTCATCGGGCTGGGCAAGTCCTCCCTGGACAAGCTTCTCTCCTCGCTGGTGCAGGCCCAGGGTCGCCTCGTGAGGGGAGATCCGCTGCCGGACCGGGGGTTCTTCTACCGCTCGGACCAGTTCAACTTCGCGAAGCTGGGCATTCCCTCGGCCTACTTCAGCAGCGGCATGGACTTCATCGGCCGGCCGCCGGGGTGGGGCAAGGAGCGCCGCGAGCAGTGGGAGGCCCAGCACTACCATCAGCCCTCGGACGAGCTGAGACCGGACTGGGACTTCTCCGGCGCGGTGGAGGACGTGCGGCTCTTCTTCCTGCTCGGCGCCAACGTGGCCCGCACGAAGGAGCTGCCCCGCTGGAACCCGGGAGACGAGTTCGAGGCCCCCCGGCTCCAGGCGCTCGAGGCCCTGAAATCCGAGGGGCCGAGGTAG
- the cysS gene encoding cysteine--tRNA ligase, protein MTMQKETLVPAVPGKLGVYVCGPTVYSYIHIGNARTFTSFDVVVRYLRYRGFDVKYVRNYTDVDDKIIKAAQETGEQPVELAARFVKLFEEDARALRLRAPDVSPKVSDHLAEIIGIIQKLVEKGVAYESQGDVYFSVRRYPEYAKLSKRNLDDLCAGERVQPGEQKHEPLDFALWKAAKPGEPAWDSPWGKGRPGWHIECSAMSAKYLGETFDIHGGALDLIFPHHENEIAQSEAASGQTFARYWMHCGFLDLEGAKMSKSLGNVVRLRDAMEKVDAEALRFFFLSTHYRHPLGFTDKGLADAEQRMEYFYETLRKVDERVGGKDFGKGALHGEPGRFLTEFESQMDDDFNTAGALGALSGLFALMNELTDKPPVKDKALVGRTLQALREDVRKVSGVLGLFEDEPTQWLLRRRDRAVKERGIDVARVEQLLQARADARKAKNFAEADRVREELKGLGVEIMDTAGGTVWKVAAPAA, encoded by the coding sequence ATGACGATGCAGAAGGAGACCCTGGTGCCCGCGGTGCCGGGCAAGCTGGGGGTCTACGTCTGCGGCCCGACGGTCTACAGTTACATCCACATCGGCAACGCGCGGACGTTCACGTCGTTCGACGTGGTGGTGCGCTACCTGCGCTACCGCGGCTTCGACGTGAAGTACGTACGTAACTACACGGATGTGGACGACAAGATCATCAAGGCCGCGCAGGAGACGGGCGAGCAGCCGGTGGAGCTGGCGGCGCGCTTCGTGAAGCTCTTCGAGGAGGACGCGCGGGCCCTGCGCCTGCGTGCGCCGGACGTGTCGCCGAAGGTGAGCGACCACCTGGCCGAGATCATCGGCATCATCCAGAAGCTGGTGGAGAAGGGGGTGGCGTACGAGTCCCAGGGGGACGTGTACTTCTCCGTGAGGCGCTACCCGGAGTACGCGAAGCTGTCCAAGCGCAACCTGGACGACCTGTGCGCGGGCGAGCGGGTGCAGCCGGGCGAGCAGAAGCACGAGCCGCTGGACTTCGCGCTGTGGAAGGCCGCCAAGCCGGGCGAGCCCGCGTGGGACAGCCCGTGGGGCAAGGGGCGACCGGGCTGGCACATCGAGTGCTCGGCGATGAGCGCGAAGTACCTCGGGGAGACGTTCGACATCCACGGGGGCGCGTTGGATCTGATCTTCCCGCACCACGAGAACGAGATCGCCCAGAGCGAGGCGGCCAGCGGGCAGACGTTCGCCCGGTACTGGATGCACTGCGGCTTCCTCGATCTCGAGGGGGCGAAGATGTCCAAGTCGCTCGGGAACGTGGTGCGGCTCCGGGACGCGATGGAGAAGGTGGACGCGGAGGCGCTGCGCTTCTTCTTCCTGTCGACGCACTACCGGCACCCGCTGGGTTTCACGGACAAGGGGCTGGCGGACGCGGAGCAGCGCATGGAGTACTTCTACGAGACGCTGCGCAAGGTGGACGAGCGCGTGGGCGGGAAGGACTTCGGGAAGGGCGCGCTGCACGGCGAGCCGGGCAGGTTCCTCACCGAGTTCGAGTCGCAGATGGACGACGACTTCAACACGGCGGGCGCCCTGGGCGCGCTGTCGGGCCTGTTCGCGTTGATGAACGAGCTGACGGACAAGCCGCCGGTGAAGGACAAGGCGCTGGTGGGCAGGACGCTGCAGGCGCTGCGCGAGGACGTGCGGAAGGTATCCGGGGTCCTGGGCCTGTTCGAGGACGAGCCGACGCAGTGGCTGTTGCGGCGTCGTGACCGGGCGGTGAAGGAGCGGGGCATCGACGTGGCGCGGGTGGAGCAGCTGCTCCAGGCACGGGCGGATGCACGCAAGGCGAAGAACTTCGCCGAGGCCGACCGCGTCCGCGAGGAGCTCAAGGGGCTCGGGGTGGAGATCATGGATACCGCGGGCGGCACCGTGTGGAAGGTGGCCGCGCCGGCTGCCTGA